In the Plasmodium chabaudi chabaudi strain AS genome assembly, chromosome: 13 genome, one interval contains:
- a CDS encoding AMP deaminase, putative: MNDQKDEGNMLDYSNSPKEGWSLFHEKIIESTRGSIKYDETQLIDSSIIDLNSSNRFSFTLSSTGIVSPEESEVAKKLLKICNLRDIFMKEYPDIDTTLIKSNTLSEEDKAKDYDHLKSSEPLYDLKNAIILKKCNAFINCVDGIFFVHWDPDSDVGPQTEEECNESNKIKGHSEIKTTEEYLEAIQEIMTTAQDPACKSFCYHRLKYLEQKFDFHIMFNGPLELKETANIKHRDFYNIRKVDAHVHHSACMQQKSLLRFIREKYNTEPDTIVYINENGKKIKLKELFDNELKFSAHQATVDSLDVHALGNCFHRFDLFNEKYNPFGQRLLRDIFLKTDNYIEGKYLAEITKQEINILEKSKYQHVEWRISIYGKDKNEWAKLAKWVLNNNLTSVRVRWIIQIPRLYHIYKKRKLINSFQNFLSNIFEPCFEAIKNPEQNKEVFLFLQQIVGWDSVDDESIISKYTLKGGVLPTPDKYDSENNPPYSYYAYYMYANIRALNDFLIARKLRPLAFRPHCGEVGNISHLASMFLLANRINHGIALRKSPVLLYLYYLKQIGLAMSPLSNNALFLSIEKNPFKRFFKIGLNVSLSTDDPLMFHFTSEPLLEEYSVCAHIWRLTTVDLSEIARYSIIQSGYEPSFKRHWLGEGGENPSPNFSSNPEKTNIPKTRMYYRKKTWNEENENIKRLANHFNKS, translated from the exons atgaacGATCAAAAAGATGAAGGCAATATGCTGGATTATTCAAATAGCCCCAAAGAAGGATGGAGCCTTTTtcatgaaaaaataattgagTCTACACGTGGAAGTAttaaatatgatgaaaCACAATTAATTGACAGTTCTATTATCGATTTAAACAGTTCAAACAGATTTAGTTTTACTTTATCTTCTACTGGAATAGTATCTCCAGAAGAGTCCGAAGTTGCTAAG aaattattgaaaatatgtaatttacgagatatatttatgaaggAATATCCTGATATTGATACGACACTTATCAAAAGTAATACATTATCTGAAGAAGATAAAGCAAAAGATTATGATCATTTAAAATCTTCGGAACCTTTATATGATCTAAAAAATgctataattttaaaaaaatgtaatgcCTTTATAAATTGTGTGGATGGAATTTTCTTTGTCCACTGGGATCCCGACTCCGATGTTGGACCGCAAA cGGAGGAAGAATGCAATGAAAGTAATAAGATAAAAGGACATagtgaaataaaaacaacaGAAGAATATTTAGAAGCAATTCAAGAAATAATGACAACAGCTCAAGATCCAGCATGTAAAAGTTTTTGTTATCATagattaaaatatttagaaCAAAAATTTGATTTTCACATAATGTTTAATGGGCCTTtagaattaaaagaaacagcaaatataaaacatcgAGATTTTTACAACATAAGAAAGGTAGATGCACATGTACATCATTCAGCATGTATGCAACAAAAATCATTATTAAGATTTAtaagagaaaaatataatacagAACCAGATacaatagtatatataaatgaaaatggaaaaaaaataaaattaaaagaattatttgataatgaattaaaattttctgCCCATCAAGCAACAGTTGATAGTCTAGATGTTCATGCATTAGGAAATTGTTTTCATAGGTTTGATCtgtttaatgaaaaatataatccaTTTGGACAACGATTGTTAagagatatatttttaaagactgataattatatagaaGGTAAATACTTAGCAGAAATTACAAAacaagaaataaatattttagagAAATCAAAATATCAACATGTTGAATGGCGTATATCTATTTATGGTAAAGACAAAAATGAATGGGCCAAATTAGCTAAATGGGttctaaataataatttaacaaGTGTTAGAGTACGTTGGATAATTCAAATACCTAgattatatcatatttataaaaaaagaaaattaataaattcttttcaaaattttttatcaaatatatttgaacCTTGTTTTGAAGCTATAAAAAATCctgaacaaaataaagaagtctttttatttttacaacaaATAGTTGGATGGGATAGTGTAGATGATGAATCAATCATTTCAAAGTATACATTAAAAGGTGGTGTTCTTCCAACTCctgataaatatgatagTGAAAATAATCCCCCGTATtcatattatgcatattatatgtatgctAATATAAGAGCATTAAACGATTTTCTTATCGCTCGAAAATTGAGACCTTTGGCTTTTAG GCCCCATTGTGGAGAAGTCGGAAACATCAGCCATTTAGCATCTATGTTTTTACTAGCTAACAGAATAAATCATGGAATAGCTTTAAGGAAATCACCcgttcttttatatttatattatttaaaacagaTAGGATTAGCCATGTCCCCTTTATCCAATAACGCcctatttttatctatag AGAAAAACCCGTTTAAACGCTTTTTTAAGATTGGGTTGAATGTGTCATTATCGACTGACGACCCACTGATGTTTCATTTCACTAGCGAGCCATTATTGGAAGAATATTCTGTTTGTGCA CATATTTGGAGATTGACAACAGTGGATTTGAGCGAAATCGCTAGATATTCTATAATTCAAAG CGGATACGAGCCATCATTTAAAAGACATTGGTTGGGGGAAGGAGGAGAAAATCCATCACCCAATTTTTCAAGCAACCcagaaaaaacaaatattccCAAAACTAGAATGTATTACag aaaaaaaacatggaacgaagaaaatgaaaatatcaAAAGACTTGCTaatcattttaataaatcatag